The following are from one region of the Gloeomargarita lithophora Alchichica-D10 genome:
- a CDS encoding C40 family peptidase, whose translation MWYRCQRVANLYEAPTGDGLATQAQAGRWLYREPGQPEPNQGERLRVTLAEDDYSGWVDREDWFAIQPTQELYTPPQLNRAAILPRLPLVLSFALQAMGQPHQYLWGGTVEPDFDCSGLVQTAFAQAGIWLPRDAYQQETFVSPIGREILMPGDLVFFGTPQRATHVGIYLGNQQYIHCSGIAQGRNGIGVDSLGDDRGTIGETYAQQWRGAGRVVSSYQPQGI comes from the coding sequence ATGTGGTATCGGTGCCAGCGAGTGGCGAATCTTTATGAAGCACCCACGGGGGATGGCCTTGCTACCCAAGCCCAGGCGGGTCGTTGGTTGTATCGAGAACCAGGCCAACCTGAACCAAACCAGGGGGAACGCCTGCGGGTGACCTTGGCTGAGGATGATTATTCGGGTTGGGTTGATCGGGAGGATTGGTTCGCTATCCAGCCCACCCAGGAGCTTTACACGCCACCCCAGTTGAACCGGGCGGCGATTTTGCCCCGCTTACCCTTGGTCTTAAGTTTTGCTTTACAAGCGATGGGACAACCCCATCAGTATCTTTGGGGGGGCACGGTAGAGCCGGATTTTGATTGTTCTGGCTTGGTGCAAACCGCCTTTGCCCAGGCGGGAATTTGGTTGCCCCGGGATGCCTACCAGCAGGAAACTTTTGTGTCACCCATCGGTCGGGAAATCCTTATGCCGGGGGATTTGGTGTTTTTTGGTACCCCACAGCGGGCGACCCATGTGGGAATTTATTTAGGTAATCAGCAGTACATTCATTGCTCTGGCATTGCCCAGGGTCGCAATGGTATTGGGGTGGATTCCCTGGGAGACGACCGGGGAACAATTGGGGAAACCTACGCCCAGCAGTGGCGGGGAGCCGGGCGGGTGGTGAGTTCCTATCAGCCGCAAGGGATATAG